One Mugil cephalus isolate CIBA_MC_2020 chromosome 8, CIBA_Mcephalus_1.1, whole genome shotgun sequence genomic window carries:
- the mrpl1 gene encoding 39S ribosomal protein L1, mitochondrial translates to MATCTRSVWKVLAGCQRQLLSAGGRHPVYSSISQTAQRNPPVRTFAAARSQRKGKKEEEEEVVVKKKERPVIDEKNRHKPFGKTAWAPVDDVYVMKYYPRPVYGAAEAVDLLKKFQVLDFTPPSQPVYIDLKLDMKLEKKKKVDTFVSTVHLPHPFKTETNKILVFTQDASQAKDALEKGAAFAGGVELIQPILDDTISADFYVAVPDILSKLVPLKNKLRKKFPKTKRGSISVDVPKMLDFFKMGHQYLVESECFVRTQIAMLDMPTEHIVANMQSVLIDVCSHRPASFGPFVERAIISSQTSEALWFRSQDLLPEVQEEKKETEEDDEEEEED, encoded by the exons ATGGCAACCTGCACGCGTAGTGTGTGGAAAG TTTTAGCAGGATGTCAGAGGCAGCTGCTGAGCGCCGGCGGCCGTCATCCCGTTTATTCCAGTATATCACAGACTGCACAGAGGAATCCACCCGTCAGGACTTTTGCAGCTGCCAG GTCacaaaggaaagggaaaaaagaggaggaggaggaggtggtggtgaagaagaaagagaggccCGTCATCGATGAGAAAAACAGACATAAGCCTTTCGGGAAGACGGCGTGGGCGCCCGTGGACGATGTGTATGTTATGAAGTACTACCCTCGGCCCGTGTACGGCGCCGCGGAGGCCGTCGACCTGCTCAAGAAGTTTCAGGTGTTGGACTTCACCCCCCCGAGTCAGCCCGTCTACATCGATCTGAAGCTGGACATGAAACTGGAAAAGAAG AAAAAAGTCGACACCTTCGTCAGCACCGTGCACTTACCGCACCCCTTCAAGACGGAGACGAACAAGATTTTAGTTTTCACTCAG GACGCTAGTCAAGCTAAAGACGCGCTGGAGAAAGGAGCCGCGTTCGCTGGAGGAGTGGAGCTCATTCAGCCG ATCTTGGATGATACGATTTCTGCAGATTTCTACGTGGCGGTTCCAGACATCCTCTCGAAGCTCGTGCCGCTGAAGAACAAGCTGAGGAAGAAGTTTCCAAAGACCAAGAGAG gctCCATCAGCGTCGACGTTCCCAAGATGTTGGACTTTTTTAAAATGGGTCACCAGTACCTGGTGGAGAGCGAGTGCTTCGTCAGGACCCAGATCGCCATG CTGGACATGCCCACTGAACACATCGTAGCCAACATGCAGAGCGTCCTGATCGATGTCTGCAGTCACCGGCCGGCCAGTTTTG gacCCTTCGTGGAGCGAGCGATCATCTCCAGTCAGACCAGTGAAGCCTTGTGGTTCAGGAGTCAAGACCTTTTACCGGAagttcaggaggagaagaaggagacggaggaggatgatgaggaggaggaggaggattga